Below is a window of Georgenia soli DNA.
CCCCGTAGTAGAAGGGGGCGTGCTCGCCGTAAGGCACCCAGTTGAGGGTGATCGTCACCTCGGTGAGCTCGCCGCCGTCGCCGCCGCCGGCGGACGCCGCCGGGTCAGCCCCAGCCTGGTTGCCGGCCGAGCAGCCGGCGAGAACGAGACCGGCGACAGCGAACGAGATTCCGTACTTGATTCCGCGCATCGTGAGAAGCCTTTCTTCTGGCGCCGCCCCGGGGGCGGCAACGTCATTACGTAGGGGTGGGTCAGAATGAGGAGCGATGGCCGGGCCGGCAGGGCCCTGCAGAAAGCAGACAATCGGTCAGGAGGAGGCGAGGACAAGATTCCCGCGCCGCGAGGCGTGCCACGGGATGAGAAGGCGCTCGGAAAGCTCGACCGCGACGAAAAGAATGACTCCGATGAGAGACATGAGAATAAGGTCGGCGAAGAGCAGCGGAGAGTTCAGGTTCCCGCTGGCGAGCAGGAGGACGTACCCCAGCCCACGGTCGGCGCCGACGAACTCCCCGACGACCGCGCCCACCACGGCGAGCGTGACGGCCACCTTCAGTCCCGACATCAGGTGCGGGAGCGCCCCGGGGAATCGGATCTTCCGGAAGGTCTTCCAGCGCGAGGCACCCATCGTGGCCGAGAGCTCCAGCAGCTCGGGGTCGACCGACCGCAGGCCGGCGACGGCGGAGACGACGACAGGGAAGAACGCGATCAGCACCGCAAGGACGATCTTGGGCGTCAGGCCGAACCCGAACCACACCACGAGGATCGGTGCGATGGCGATCTTCGGGATGACCTGGGCGAACAGGATCAGGGGGTACAGCGACTTCTCGGCGGTCCGGGAGTAGACGAGGAGGACCGCCGTCGCGACGCCGATCACCGTCGCCAGCAGGAAGCCGACGATGGTCTCCATGGTGGTGACCCAGGTGTGCTCGAGCAGCATCGCCCAGTCGGCGACCATGGTCTCCCACACCGCCCCGGGGCCGGGGACGAGGTACGCGGGGACCAGCTCGCGCCAGGTGACGAACCACCATCCCGCGAACAGCACCGCGAGCACCGCCAGGGGCCGCCAGGAGGCGGAGGCCAGGTTGGCCGCATGACCCCAGGGCGACCTCCTCGTGGCCGGGCGCCGTGCCGGTGGCCCAACGCTCCTCGTCGTAGGTGGGGCGACCCGGGTCTGGGGGTGCACTTCCTGTGTGGTGGTCATGGAGAGTTCCTCGGTGATGGTGGGGCGGGTGGCCGGTGGTGAGGTGTTCTCGTCGGTCATCGGAACGGCACCGCCTCGGCCCTGAGGATGCCGGTGAAGGCTTCCCAGGCCTCGGTGAAGAGCTCCGGCCCGGAGAAGCCTCCGAGACTGTGCGCCTCGCTGAGGTGCGGCTCGAGCGAGAAGAAGCCGTTGAAGCCGTCCGCCCAGAGCGCACGGACGGTCTCGACGACCTGACCGTCACCGTGACCGGCGGGGACGACGGCGCCCGTGTCACTGCGGGCGTCCTTGATCTGCACGTACTCCAGGTACGGGCGCAGCAGCTCGTACCCGTCGGTGTACGGCCGCACGCCGACCTGGACGAAGTTCGCGGCGTCCCACGCGAGCTGCAGATGGTCCGAGCCCACCGACTCCACGATGTCGAGGCAGCGCCGGGGGATGTCGCCGTAGATGCCCTTCTCGTTCTCGTGCAGCAGCACGACGCCGGCGTCGACCGCCACGTCGGTCAGGGCCAGCATGCGGCTCATGACCTGGTCCCGGCAGGCGTCGGGGTCGGTGCCCGGCCGCATGAAGAAGGAGAAGATCCTGATGTAGGGCGCCTGGAAGAACGTCGCCACCCGCGCCGCGTGGCGCATCCGGTCGGCATGAGCCTCGAAGTCGTCGTCGAGATGGATCTTCCCGATCGGCGACCCGATGCTCGAGACCTCGAGGCCGTGCCGGCGCAGGAGCAGGAGCACCTTCTCCAGCTGCGACGTGTCGAGGTCGAGGACGTTGGTGTCCCAGGCGCTGCGGAACTCGATGTACTTCAGCCCGAGCTCGGCGGCGACCCTGCACTGCGTCTCGAAGTCGGGCGAGATCTCGTCAGAGAAACCCGAGAGCGTCCACACCTTCATGCCCCCTTGTCCTGGCGTGTCGACATTGACGGTGCGCGCGACCGGTGACGGGCGTCGCGCGAGGAGGAGGGAGGCTGCCGGTCCACGCTCGCCGAGGCGGACCGGCAGCCGTCTCTCAGTACCGCAGCTCGGAGAGGTTGCCGAGGCTGTTGCAGGCGGAGGTGATGCCGTCCGGCGTCGGCCGGTCGTGCTCGGTGAAGCCGTACTCGACCCCGGCGAGCGACGCGTTCGCGAAGATCTCCGCGAAGTCGATGGTGCCCTCGCCCACGTCGGCGAAGGAGCCGTCCTCCGCGAGGTCCTTCAGGTGCAGCAGCTCGAACCGACCGGGGTAGGTGTTGAACAGCTGCACGGCGTCGTGACCGACGCTGGCCGCCCAGTAGACGTCGAGCTCCATCGTGACGAGCTCGGGGTCCGTCTCGCGGACGAGCACGTCATAACCCGTGACGCCGTCCTCCTGGGTCTCGAACTCGTACCCGTGGTTGTGGTACGCGACCGTGATCCCCTCGGCCTTGAGCTTCGCTCCCACCTCGTTGAGGAAGGCCGCCGTCGCCGAGTAGTCCGCCATGGTCCAGCGGCTGCTGCCCGAGATGCGCACGTACTCGGCGCCGATCGCCTTCGCCTCGGCGATGACGAGGTCGAGGTCGTTCTGGAGGTTGCTCACGCTGACGCCGAGGGAGGGAACGTCGATACCCACCGCGTCGCTCAGCGGCTGCAGTTCCGCGGCGGTCCGGCCGTAGAAGTTTCCGGCACTGCCGGAGAACTCGGCGTTCTGGAAGCCGCACTTCGCGAGGGCGGCGAGAGTCCCCTCTGCGTCCGCCGTCATCTGGGTGCGGGTTGTGAAGGCCACCAGGCCGATCCTGCTCAGGTCGACCGAGCGGGTGCCGGTGACCGGGTGCGGCCTGCCCAGCTCCGAACCGGCGGCGGCGCTCACGACCGCCGAGCGCTCGGCCTCGGTCAGGACCCCGGCACGGGCGAGGCTGCTGGCCGTCACGGCGACCTTGCTGACGAACTGTCCATGGCTCGCGAACGGCGCGTCGCCCATGATCTCGTCCATCACGGTGCACCCGTTGCCCGTGTCGTAGTTGGGCACGCCGGAAGCGCCGCTGCCGGTCCCGAAGAAGACCGAGGAGTCGGCCGAGTAGCCGTACGTGCACTCGTCGGCCTCCGCTGCGGACGCCGAGGTCGGGATGAGCGGGAGGGTCAGGGCGCCGGCCGCGGCGGCGGCGAGCCACCTGCTCCGACGCTTCGTGGTGGATGCGGGAATCGAGCTGCGTACCATCAGGCTGCCTCTCCGTCGAGGATGTGGTGGGACGTGCGGAAAGCGCTTTACCAAGTGCGCTGCGGCCGACGTTAGGGAGCGTCGCACCCCCGGACAATGAGTTGCCATTTGTTGCATCCATTTCCGGACGATCGTCCCGAGGCGCGAGATTTCGCGGTTCTCCGCGGACGGCGGGGCCTGTCAGGGCGGTACGGACCGTCGAGGAAGGGGCCCGCGCCCTGGGAGCGGCCCTCCGGACCCCGCGATCGGGTCGGTGCCGTGCTGCGGGCCGCCGATCTCTCGACCGCCACGTCCGCCGAGG
It encodes the following:
- a CDS encoding sugar phosphate isomerase/epimerase family protein; translation: MKVWTLSGFSDEISPDFETQCRVAAELGLKYIEFRSAWDTNVLDLDTSQLEKVLLLLRRHGLEVSSIGSPIGKIHLDDDFEAHADRMRHAARVATFFQAPYIRIFSFFMRPGTDPDACRDQVMSRMLALTDVAVDAGVVLLHENEKGIYGDIPRRCLDIVESVGSDHLQLAWDAANFVQVGVRPYTDGYELLRPYLEYVQIKDARSDTGAVVPAGHGDGQVVETVRALWADGFNGFFSLEPHLSEAHSLGGFSGPELFTEAWEAFTGILRAEAVPFR
- a CDS encoding ABC transporter permease; this translates as MTTTQEVHPQTRVAPPTTRSVGPPARRPATRRSPWGHAANLASASWRPLAVLAVLFAGWWFVTWRELVPAYLVPGPGAVWETMVADWAMLLEHTWVTTMETIVGFLLATVIGVATAVLLVYSRTAEKSLYPLILFAQVIPKIAIAPILVVWFGFGLTPKIVLAVLIAFFPVVVSAVAGLRSVDPELLELSATMGASRWKTFRKIRFPGALPHLMSGLKVAVTLAVVGAVVGEFVGADRGLGYVLLLASGNLNSPLLFADLILMSLIGVILFVAVELSERLLIPWHASRRGNLVLASS
- a CDS encoding sugar phosphate isomerase/epimerase family protein — translated: MVRSSIPASTTKRRSRWLAAAAAGALTLPLIPTSASAAEADECTYGYSADSSVFFGTGSGASGVPNYDTGNGCTVMDEIMGDAPFASHGQFVSKVAVTASSLARAGVLTEAERSAVVSAAAGSELGRPHPVTGTRSVDLSRIGLVAFTTRTQMTADAEGTLAALAKCGFQNAEFSGSAGNFYGRTAAELQPLSDAVGIDVPSLGVSVSNLQNDLDLVIAEAKAIGAEYVRISGSSRWTMADYSATAAFLNEVGAKLKAEGITVAYHNHGYEFETQEDGVTGYDVLVRETDPELVTMELDVYWAASVGHDAVQLFNTYPGRFELLHLKDLAEDGSFADVGEGTIDFAEIFANASLAGVEYGFTEHDRPTPDGITSACNSLGNLSELRY